The following is a genomic window from Engraulis encrasicolus isolate BLACKSEA-1 chromosome 13, IST_EnEncr_1.0, whole genome shotgun sequence.
ttggctgcgatATTCgtcaaaaagcttaaaataagctaactccataacggcgcggcatttctcggaatggctcatcattagatacattttggggcgtgggaaatcgatggtgaaactttcattttacgccggagttatcctttaagtggCAGGCGTCCCCCAAACGGCAGGTGTGGAGCAgccacagcagagggcacacgCTAGTGCAGCTGGAACGCCGTAGCCTACATGCTGGGTCTTCGACAGCCAGGCATCCGCAATGAAGTTCAGCCGTCCGATAGTTGATAAATAGTCCAAAGTTTTAGTGGGGTAATTTGTTTTGGCTGAAAAGAGTGGAAGAAAGCGAGCAGCGGCATCGCCttttccattatgagacaaacacacatgtactgtatgtttactgaATGTGTACTCCTATTTCATAAAAAAAGCAAATTACCATTTCataaaacacatttgcaaatgtgaaacCTAATTTACAAAACACAAATGCAAACTCtgagacacatttacatttcagGAAACACAAATGCAAACTCAAAAAACACCTTACAACAAAAATATTTCTTACGGAAGTAGATATTTCTTACGGAAGTAGATATGTCCTATGGAAGTAGATTGACTAACAGGTGGAAACAGGAAGTGACAAATGGGAAGAGGGGTGAAGATGGAAATTACTCCACCTGTTGGCTGAACAGTCATggttaagtggttagggtgtcagacttgtagtccaaagattGCCGATTCGACTCACCATGCAAACTCTGAGACAAACTTACATTTCAGgaaacacaaacgcaaactcAAAAAACACCTTACAACAAAAATATTTCTTACGGAAGTAGATCTTATGGATGTAGATTGACATGAAGTCAGAAGCAGGAAGTGACAAATGggaatgggggtggaggtggacatGACTCAAAACACCACCTATTGActgggcagtcgtgggtaagtggttagggtgccAGACTTATAGCACAAAaattgccagtttgactcccgacccaccaggttggtggggagagtaattaagcagtgctctcctccatcccaaATGTTTCCCATAAACAACCCTTCATCTCTAGATATGAACCCTCTATGATTGAACCTCCTTCCATAGATGGTTCATATCTAGAGATGAAGGTGTGGTCGTTTATGGGAAACTGGGAAAAATGTGATTGTAGCTCTTTAACAATAAATGTAATGACAGATGGATGCCAATATGTGAGGCATattctgtgttttttattttatttttgagaaGGATGTGACACTTAAACACTTGGTGTTGGAACTGTCTgtgcatcgcaaggcacagagagacttttcaacgcacacacacacacacacatagtttggACTCGTGAAGTAAAAACTCGTCATCACTGCCAAAATGTACCTCAacttgctcaaaattttgcagaCCAAAAGTTAATATATGGACCGATTATTTTAAGGCAATAAAACTGTCTGCAGTAATTTACTTTGGTTGCATCTGATGTAATATTTCAGGAAAGGGTTACCATGTGATTCTATGCATTGTGAGATTTTAGATCTTGCATTACATTTAAAGCATGGGACGGCGTCCTCATTGTCcccacattgtatgtttccgagttttcaaattgtgcccttcccaaaaccatacctaagcctaacctgtcagtaatgcaatgtttctgagttgtaaatttgtgccctgaccaatactatccttaaacctaacctgtcagaggtgcaacaacaacctgtgctttgccatgcggcagcagtctacttggaagcaggggggaacatagaaccctgtcttggaaaaaaaggtgcgaagttccccgcattgtatgtttccaagccTTCAAATTGTGGACTTCACAAAACCATcccaaaacctaacctgtcgtaatgcaatgtttatgAGTTGTCAATTTGTGCCCTGTGCCATTTCTGTGGCAAATCATGGTCACCCCATGACATTCAGCATCACATGCtaacacaacgtaagccatttcacaATAGATTTCTGCTTTAATAAATAAAATTGAAGTTAGAGTCCAAGCTACAACAGAGAAGGAAGAAACCGTGCAGGACAACAGTCAGTTGTCTATATCAGGCATTTGTGTGcaacaatgtgtttttgtgtatcgCAGGTCCCTAGGCAATTCTTCATGAGTTGTACTGTTCATGAGCATTACTGTAATTCACATTTAAACAATTTCAAAAGTCTACATAGTATTTTGTGCCGTGTTACCTCtacacttaaccccttaagacacagctttataaattagctgtgcatgcatggcaatgaccaagtcgtaaagtattactaaaggccctgtgaactgtcatagtagtgtagtactgtagtagttaactttcaatgtctattacagcttgccacaggaggtacagtgtgcattaaggggctacagagtcCATATAATACACagtagagtgcatttggtcccagagtactctacatgttgaatttcaaCTGCATTTCTACTGTCTATAACTTCAAATTGCAGGCTGGCCTGGTGACAGACTCAGACCCTGAAAGGCTCATCCTGGCCCTGGAGCCCGAAGCTGCAGCAATCTACTGCAAAGAGCTGCCGAGTGATGGCTTCGTGGGAGGAGAAGGTGGCACATTGAAGCTGGATCAAGTGCCTGGAACACAGTTCATCACAGTAGACTGTGGAGGTACACTGTTGAGGTTTTTTCATGTTTTACTGAATTACTACTGACCCATCCACTGTGTGGCACCTTTGATGATTCCATGTtttcatattattatttattattattattattattattattattattattattattattattattattattaggggccagGCAGCAGGCTGTTTTTCAAGTCTATCTCTAGTTCTATTTCTAGTCTATTTTACATTCTAGTCTATCCCATGATTTCCCACCAAAAATTCCAGGGGCCCAACTCAAACCCTCTAGCGACATTAACAGATGAAAGTTTGAGGTTTATTTCTGCTTGTACATTTTAAGCTGTACAGCCGATTCTCAAAACCTTGGTATCCCTAAAATCCTTGGGTCAAAACaaagggagcgtacctatgttcccaaggtcctatgttccccaggtcctatgttccctggtctttgtatgggactggggaacttagggccctttttctaaaaaagggttctatgttccccacaattacaaaccccaactccatagaagttgggacgcaaggttaattgtgaataataacaaaatactgccattttcagaagtctggttctgacattagttggagaacagtaaaaagaaaacatatcagccatcaaaactgaccaaaattattgtttgggggatattcatgaatatgtaaatccaacgtgtctcaaaagagttgggacggggacaataaaaggcagcaaatgtcgaggaagactaaaaacaaaacaaaagacaacacttaacagttaatagcattagccgatgagatgattttatataaaaacagtgttgattcctatcttggacatgatttcaacagcttaaatggtaggtgtattccttgtcatgttttacaatgttttcctttctgtagtgcttacagtgtgacaggtcttgaccaaaagcctgccattttatgtcctgctggtccttatgttggagttaaactgttaaaacatagtagagaatacaatttgtccttactatgtggcagtaatcgaagatctcccttcaaaatatattgcacgagtggcttttcatgctgtttaaaacccatttatttcattcagtactgtattcaattatacaggtgagttagaacagcttaaccaatgtactactgcacccccatgctatcatggaggctgacttttgaagttagcactaacacaagttgcatggtcaattttcactgtagcacaggatgtgcaaagaattgacttctgcaacttctgctaacttctgtaagcaaaggacagtttcccatgtcgtctgggtctatttcaagtgagctcgggtggataggggaatgttaaacccctctatcatttgcacacatgacgcgtccttaatatggtcaagttttcactagctgtaattctcggagtgctagagtgagactacagccaatatatatttaatgatgtcatgaacctatacaatgattttaatgacaaaaatatgtcttatatacactcaatcacggtaaatcaagggaattcaaaactttatgtaataactatggtaattgttccctctgcatctttaatgctgagtgactcagcctctctgtgattgtcttatacctggacattcaaattgttcatcagtacaatttatttttgaaatgttctttcttgttgttgtatcttatttggatgtttataacatttcactgattcCCGTgtcaacttatttgagacgtgttgcagttatcaaactagaaatgagtacatgtcccttaaaacaatattttttctcggttttaacacttgatatgttgtcttttcactattctccatctaaagaatgtattgaatgttttgaaaatgatagcattttgattttattctcagtttaccaaacgtcccaacttcaccggagttggggtttgtatgtttccgagttttcaaattgtgcccttcccaaaaccatccctaaacctaacctgtcagtaatgcaatgtttctgagtgttaaatttgtgccctgaccaaaactgtccctaaacctaacctgtcagaggtgcaacagcaacctgcactttgccatgtggcagcagtctactatgaagcagtggggaacatagaagctttttttgaaaaaaggtcctatgttccccacattgtgtttacgagttttcaaattgtttccttcccaaaaccatccctaaacctaacctgtcagtaatgcaatgtttctgggttttaaccctatactgcacggtgttgccatatggcaacataccattcttttggcatttcctggtatttaaatataaataatagacactgattggttttcatattgaaactgtggccttgttttatccaattatgtggtttgttggcatcacatgacaccacacactgccccaggctcgctctttccctcactgtacatgagtttgtctccttgacagattgctctgccattggccaagatatttcacactttttgcaatatttacaaaattttaaaaaatattgggatgatctatagttagtcatgatatattttcaccatttgtttagttttcaactaaaattatttccattttatgttgaaaaataggtatgtattgtgcggtaatggaacaagacggtcaatagggaaagtgtattgatacaaatacccgattctaattgattgattaattgatttattgattgattgaatgattgataactgataatatttataattagtgcaaatggcagtctgtaaagaacataaaaaaatgttataataggtgtacagaactgttttatgagctttcactctgagtacatgcagaaaagcgaacaaggcctatgcagcctccccagactgccagaggtataccacaaaaatccccaaaccccagattagagcataaagctacggtcatcttgaccattttaagcctccaaaatgttttgacttcatttatCTGTTATAAATAGGcaaattagcacacaacgtttgtgcaaatctgttaacccgatcaaaaattattgtacaaagtcaaccattttgaaagtcagccattttaaaagcataatctccaaatttcaaacagctcataaaccaattatattattaacacacaagagttactgcaaatccaagcacccattgaaaagttgtggcgtaaacaaaaggtaggccgtctcgaaagattatcaacttcaaagtcagccatcttgaaagtcagctatcttgaaaacactagcctcacaattttacatggcttatttactcattatagagtgttatcacacaaggtttagtgtaaatccaagcatccattcaaaagttatgacaaataaactgtcggttatgttgaaagatgcctggcccgcaaatcggccatcttgaatgtcggccatcttgaaagtgttggctttcgaaatgaaatcatttcatgtacatattatagacagttaccatacacatttttgtgcaaatctatgcacagatattgtgttaatacctaatatattcattggtggttggtcaacgtaataccactgaaatactgtttttcggggatataataaacagtattcacttgttctctcaatggcaaaaatgtgttaaataactcccttgaacttgtgggtaaactttcaatgtttttctgagataaaaacaattacatttctataaaataatccataatgttgtatgacccttgtttggtcttggagtaaaaatgtacactggatcctttctgtaactgcacaatgttgccatatggcaacaaacctaaaagcaccccccaaaaaaacttttttttgtaaaaaaaaaaaaaaaatgcaaatatgtcttaagaagttcattttatgtgacaaaaaccacagcaagattttttttccatgatgggataataatgtgtgcagtatagggttaaatgTGTGCCCtcaccaaaactatccctaaacctaacctgacaCAGTTGCAATAGCAACCTGCGCCATGTGGCAgaagtctacttggatgcaggggggaacatagaaccctttttaaaaaaaagggtcctaagttccctggttgaggggaacataggacctggggaacatagagATGACCCCAAAACAAATCCAATACCTATGACATCATGTCCACCAAAAAAGAATTTACGCCATGTTGATTTTGTGTAAATCAATAAAAATCCTACAAATTCTTCTCCTACAAATGTAAATATCAAGACAAGAGGATTGACAAGGCGGAATTACTAGTTTGGTCACCTCTGAAACATGAGCCTTTTCACCTCTTTGTCTGTTTTTATGATATCTTATGAAAGGAATGTTGTAACTTGTAACTATTACATTTGCATAGAAATAGTTCTACATTGAAAGTCGTTACGAAATTGAGAGGGAATTTAtatataaatactgtatattccTCAAACAATGTTTTATTGTGAGAGACTTAAAATGTAATATTTCAGCAGGATGATGTCAATACTGTGTTACAGGTGGAACCATTGACATCACAGTTCACGAAGTGCTTGAAGGAGGCTTTCTCAAGCAGGTGGACCAAGCATCTGGAAATGGACAAGGAGGACAAAACATAGACAGGCAGTTAGTAGAATTGCTGCAAAAAATATGTGGTTCTAAATGTTGGGATGAATATGTAAAGCAGAATGCAGAGGAGTTTCAGTGGATCATGTACACCTTTGCCTCAGCCAAGTGTGCTGAAGTGAATACAGGTTTCAAATTTGCATGTCCATATAATTTAAACGAAATTGTGAAAAAGCACAAAGGCTACAGTATGGAAACCTTGTTGAAAGGGGATCATGGTGTGAGTTGGAGAAGAGGGCAAATTGTAATCTCACCTGAGAAACTGAAGTCATTTTATGATAAGAGCTTGAGTGCCACAGCTGAGCTTCTCCATGATATCATGCGTAAGCCACGGCTGCATATTAAATACATGTTGCTGGTGGGCGGGTACGCCATGAGCAAAATCTTGCAGAACTTCATGAAAGAGGAGTTTGCCAGTCAGTGCACCATCCTGTGTCCACAGCATTCTCAGCAAGCAGTGATGGTTGGTGCAGCAGCATTTGGAAGTCGGCCACAGGTAGTCAAGTCAAGGATTTGTCTCTTTACCTATGGTACAGATATTGATCGTGTTTTTGATGAATTGGAACATAAACAAGAAAAGAAATACCTATCCTCTGATGGAGAAACACGCTGTCCGGATCTCTTCCATAGCCTTGTGAAGAAGGGAGAGTCTGTTGGTTTTAATGAAACCATAGATTTCTATTTTTTCCCTATCACAAGAGAGCAAAAATCAATGAAGATTAGATTCTTCAGAAGCACAAGGCAGGATCCAAAGTATATTGATGATTGGGGAGTTGAGGAAATAGATTCCTTCACAATTCCTATAGCTGAGGCCCAGGGAGGCACAAACCGTCCAATCCGTTTAGAGGTCAAGTTTGGCTTTACTGAGATCCAGGCAGAAGCAATAAACCCAACATCTGGAGAATCTAGAAGCATTGCCATTAACTTTATGAGTGAGTGATGATAGCCTCTAAATGATAGCACATCAAATGAATTCTTCAGACTCATTCATGACTTTATTCAATTTTCTTTCTTGCATAATTTCTGTAATTTACAACACTGGATCATCAACTGCTGAGAGGTTGAACTGAAAGGGCTATTTTAACAATCCATTGTCTAGTGTATCTGAACAATGGACCATTATTAATAGACAGTAGTTGAAGAAAGTTGACTCCTGTTACACCTTTGACTCAAGTCTTACATTTTATATGCTACATTTAAGAAATAAACTGTGTTTTTTCCATAGTTAAATATGATATACCAAATCTTGTAGACTTACAACATATAAGGTCTAATGGCATTCTGACCTTGAGCCACAGTAAAACCAGCATGACCCCTGGACTCATGTGGTTTAGTGCAATCCATGCATTCAGTATGCAGGAATTATTGGATATGAAGTTAattataggtgcactgtgtaatatatgtcgtagtttatttccataattcatgctgcccattcacaaacgttacaTTTTCCATGAAAAATTACAACCACCATTAAATTgtaactattcattatgactgggaaaattgcaatttatatgaaaagggggatctcctccatggtccgccgctttgaatttccagaaattgagcaacctgcgatagttctggcagaccacgtagtcagcTGCCATTTTGGACCCAATCCATACAGCTCTCCacgaatcagctgcgctttggttacgTGTAAtaagctgctgctcgcaattggatgctgaccttCAGCGCGCTTTATTTACCAAATTTGTTtttctgtcattgctttttgctgcttgttttgctgccTGCATTGCTTCTTCTTAGATAATTGGTGGTGTTTGCTTGTGTTATGTTTATACTAAATATCAGTTGTTTTTATTCTTTTCCTTCTTACCGATAGGGATTCATCTTCTGGTAGGCTGTGCGCTTTTCTTTAATTCACCTGGGTCATCTGTTTTTCCATATCTCCCAATATGAGTGTCATTTAACTTGTCATTTAAATTTTACGCACCTTAATTTGCATAATTGCTACTTTTACTGGTGTCGGGCCACCGAATTTCTGGCGTTGAACCCGAATTTCATGGATGGTTTATTTTGCTGGCAGTGTAGTTCCCCATGGGGGCTGCTTTCGCTGATTTCAATACTGCATAATTCCACTGCATTTTTCACGTTTAGTAGCAGTCTAAAGATGCGGTGGGCTGTTTGGTTGATGCACTGTTCCCGCTCTGTGCGTCAGCAGAGATGAATTCTCTGGTGGCTTGTCTTAAAATTAACTAGGCTTCTCTCTCTCGACATTGGAGCTAGTCTAGTCGCTAACGGTTGCACGTTGCTTTTAATAATTGTTGCTTTCTTGGGTTACGCCCTTTTGTCCACACCAACGTTAAAAAGCTGCTGCTTTACGCCACTCCTGTTGTAAGTGCATTGTCGGCTGTTATTCAGTTGCTTAGTAGGGGAGAGCGGGGTAATGTGAGACACTCCCTATATCTCAGCATTGGAACAAATTTGTGATCATTTAACCACATTGGTTTCATACCCCTCACATTCCCTTATTACCAAAAGAAAAAATGGTTGTTTGGttgtattaatgtttttttttttcacaaaaatgtgtttttggcaCATTAAAGTAAAATTTCGCCGATAGACAGAATCAACTGTTTCAGCAAAGAAAATAGATTCAGGTAGATAAAGTTATACTATACATGTTACTGCACTTCCAACACATGAAACCATATGGTTGATGTTAGTTTAAGATGGGCCTGAAAAGCCAGGCATGTTGTTTTTTCTAAAAAGGTGGGTATGGGGTAAACTGAGACAAATGATTTGGGGTAAAGTGAGACacttaaaaatataataaaacatgTGTAAATAAGGTCTAAAAACACAATTTTGTGAAATATTACATTAATCGGTTTTATTGTTAGTCATATAAAttgtaggcagggccggattaacatataTGGCTCAATATggctgtggcctaggggcccccagccgccagagggcccctgattggcctaaAGTCAAAAACTGCAGAATTCTGAtaagatgtgatattgaaaaatgaatctgtaatgttgagtacagttttgaatattgttaatactcttctccacggctggtagacatgttatccttaattcctatgtcaatgatgacactgtctatgaaATGTTGTTGTGAAATTTACCTTCCAGggaggcccacagcaacctgcagcctttgCCAGGCcatattaatccagccctgattgtAGGAAAGCTATGAAGTCAAATAATTACACCAGGAAGACAACCTGGGCTAAAAACACCCCTCACAGAGATGGGGCGTGTAGCCACTGAGGTCACCAATGGAAAAAAGTGTTTTACCAGCCCCTacaatattggatttggaatgtgTGGTTATTAATCTAGCTGTTGGAATGTTAACATGTTGTTTTAAAGTAGAAAAGTAAGTTTATCAGCTTAAACTGTGGTGGTTCACTTTACCCCAGGAATTTCTCTGGTTTGTCTCAGTTTACCCCGTCTCCGGGGTAAAGTGAGACACAAGAccacttttttaaaaacaatCATATTTATATGGTTCTTGGTCATATAGATATTCTGATCATTTCCATAGTTGGGTAACATCCTATATTAGTGGAAAATGTGAAAATTGTAAAGATATATAATTTTAGCTTGGCTAGAGGGGAGTTCATGTAAAAAATGTCTCACATTACCCCGCTCTCCCCTGTATGGTATCATTACACTCAGAAGAGGCTGATGATTTGGTATGATGGCTGTCTATTGCGGTTGCCCTGTGAAGGAGCCATGCTTGTCGTGAGGTGCTAATCATGCTAAATCATGTCTCTCCGGATAAATGCATCCAAAAAACACTCACGTGAGTCGTGGTAAATTGAGTCGTCTATTTGTGCCTTTGCAGGTTATGAGTCTTGTACGGCgatacagtgtaggcctataatctgACGATATGCGTTGGTGCCTTGTGCTCTGAAACTGTTTATGAAGTTGGCTCCTTTTGAACACATATAGTTGACGATGCGAGTAGGCTATCCTAGGATTTGAATTGCTGCACTACTCACTGTCATTGCCGCTCATCTGATGCGCTGTATCAAGCCGCTAGTGTCGTCAATCGTGCTTGACGTGATGGATGCTGGAAACCGCGCTTTCGGGACTGTTGGTTATTTTTGCATTTCTATTAGGAGACTCCAGCTGTTCCGTAGTTGCTCCTTATTCCACTGGTCTTGGTAGGCTATTCCTGCTTTCAAATGCATTTCCCCTGCACCCCTGCAATCATTTCAATAGTCATTTTGTAAGTATTGATTAGGCCTAGTGTGCTGACGGCGCGTTCACTTGCAGA
Proteins encoded in this region:
- the LOC134460487 gene encoding heat shock 70 kDa protein 12A-like, which gives rise to MATSLLHISIDFGTAYSGYSVKCNTTGVVKNYRDVTWGHEYGIRSCKTPTCILFDGNEVHFGYAAMQKFNEGFPDGKKTFFQDFKMQLYRNEGIQMNMDISAVNGGKMKAITVISECLRYLKNHALKTVKNVSASVELQDSDITWVLTVPAIWDDAAKQFMRHAAKQAGLVTDSDPERLILALEPEAAAIYCKELPSDGFVGGEGGTLKLDQVPGTQFITVDCGGGTIDITVHEVLEGGFLKQVDQASGNGQGGQNIDRQLVELLQKICGSKCWDEYVKQNAEEFQWIMYTFASAKCAEVNTGFKFACPYNLNEIVKKHKGYSMETLLKGDHGVSWRRGQIVISPEKLKSFYDKSLSATAELLHDIMRKPRLHIKYMLLVGGYAMSKILQNFMKEEFASQCTILCPQHSQQAVMVGAAAFGSRPQGGPQQPAAFARPY